In Gossypium arboreum isolate Shixiya-1 chromosome 3, ASM2569848v2, whole genome shotgun sequence, the sequence TCGTTGTGATATTCGCAGTAGTATTTTGCTCCTTTGGGCTTCTCCCCTAAACCTTGTGTAAGTAAACCTTCTTctaccattttcttccaaacccACTTCAATGGAGTCTTTACCTCTGATACATCTATCTTGGTTCTCCTCCCTTCTTTTTCGACTATCGCATTTACCCCTTCATCTGAATGACTGGGTAACAGATTTCCCGCCACATTAGGTCCTGTGGGATCATCGAACTTCACAATGCCCATCTTTATGAACCTTTCGACCAATTTCTTGAAGGCCGTGCagttttcaattatgtgtcccgagattcctgcatggtattcgcattgagcGTTTGCGTCATACCACTTAAAGAATGGAGGTTGCATGGGTTTTAGGTAAAATGGGGACACTACATGTGCGTCGAATAGGTTCTTGTAAAGCTCCTTATACGTCATTGGAATTGGCGTGAATTGAACTCTTTCTGTGTTAGGCCTTGGGTTGGAATCCTGCCTTGTAGGGCCCTGATGGCTAGTAGTCACTGCCCTTGGTTGGCTCATTGTGACTGGCTTGGAATAACTTTTATTGTATATGCTTGCATTGTTTACTTCACTTTCTTTCCTTCTAGGAGCCGATCTTTTGGCACTTTCTCCCGCTTCAATTTTCCCACATCTCACCGCGTTTTCTATCATCTCCCCGGACATTACTATGTCCGAGAAGCTTTTAGTAGCACTTCCTAACATGTGGTTAATGAATGGGGCCTTTAGAGTGTTGATAAATAGCATGGTCGTTTCCTTCTCCAAGAGGGGTGGCTGAACTTGCATCGCTATTTCCCTCCACCGTTGTGCATACTGTTTGAAGGTTTCACtcggcttcttttccatgttttgtaggGTAATTCTGTCAGGTGCTATGTCCGTCACGTGACCGTATTGTTTCATGAAAGCTTGAGCCAAGTCCTTCCACGAACCAATTTGGGCACGGCTGAGCTGGTTATACCACTTGGTCGCAGATCCGATCAGACTGTCCTGGAAACAGTGGATCAACAGCTGATCATTGTTAACATACCTTGTCATCTTTTGACAGAACATCGTAATATGAGCTTCAGGACAGCTCGTCCCGTTATACTTTTCAAACTCCGGGGTTTTAAATTTCGGTGGGAGGACCAGATCTGGGACTAAGCTTAAGTCCTTAGCATCTATCCCACCACGATAATCAGCAGTCTCCATTGCTTTAAATTTTTCCGCAAGGCATTTGCACCGATTATCGAGTTGTTTTGCCATGTCTACTTTTCCTTTCTCCATTTCTGTTATGTCATCAAGGTCCGGGACAAATGGATTAGCTGGATTATCCCCGGGATTAGAGCCTGATCCTATAGGAATGTTTATTGGTGTCGAGGCATTGGCCTGGTATTGCTGGGGCTTAATAGTGACAGATACTGTTCGTGGATTCACCTTCGGTTGTGGTTGGGTGTTTACCGGAGCAAAACCTAGAGGATAGATAGGGTCTTCATTATCGTTCCCCATGGTGCTCTTCCCTTTCTCGCGTTCTCGAGCCA encodes:
- the LOC128290567 gene encoding uncharacterized protein LOC128290567; this encodes MQRKCKSNYKHDARAIAKIQQDMKEKWKNPKIIDRPVRRDSLAREREKGKSTMGNDNEDPIYPLGFAPVNTQPQPKVNPRTVSVTIKPQQYQANASTPINIPIGSGSNPGDNPANPFVPDLDDITEMEKGKVDMAKQLDNRCKCLAEKFKAMETADYRGGIDAKDLSLVPDLVLPPKFKTPEFEKYNGTSCPEAHITMFCQKMTRYVNNDQLLIHCFQDSLIGSATKWYNQLSRAQIGSWKDLAQAFMKQYGHVTDIAPDRITLQNMEKKPSETFKQYAQRWREIAMQVQPPLLEKETTMLFINTLKAPFINHMLGSATKSFSDIVMSGEMIENAVRCGKIEAGESAKRSAPRRKESEVNNASIYNKSYSKPVTMSQPRAVTTSHQGPTRQDSNPRPNTERVQFTPIPMTYKELYKNLFDAHVVSPFYLKPMQPPFFKWYDANAQCEYHAGISGHIIENCTAFKKLVERFIKMGIVKFDDPTGPNVAGNLLPSHSDEGVNAIVEKEGRRTKIDVSEVKTPLKWVWKKMVEEGLLTQGLGEKPKGAKYYCEYHNEEGHEIQECNEFRAMVQILMENKEIEFFEYTEGLEGEDVCTSEQGPTNNV